The Tistrella bauzanensis sequence TCGATCTTCGACGTGCCATCCAGATTGAGCGACGTGTTGCCAGACCCTTGAATCAATCGGTCGATATCCTGGCTGAAATAGCCGAGATCGGCGGTGATGCGACCGCCAAGGAAGGATTGCTCGACGCCCGCATCCCAGCCGCGCGCCCGTTCGGGCTTCAGGTCTGGATTTCCCCGATAGCTGGCCGAATAGCCGAACAATTCAAACAGGGTCGGGTTCTTCACCCCGGTGCCATAGGATGTGCGCAGCCGCGTGCCGGTGCCGTCGATCACCCAGGCCGCGGTCAGCCGGTAGGTGGCGGCATCATCGAACAACTCGTTCTGATCCACCCGGCCGGCCACCGACAGGAACAGGCTGTTGAACAAGCCCAGCCGGTATTCGGCGGCATAGCCAGTGGCATCGAAGGCCCGATCGACCGACGACCAGTCGCTGTGGGTGCGCACGGTCTCGCGCTCATACTCCGCCGCCAGACTGATATCGTGGCTGGCGGGCAGGCCGGTGGTGGTGTCGAAACTGTAATCGGTCTGATAATCGGTCTTCAGGCGTCGCCCCAGATAGGTGCTCGACACCGAGCCGTTCGCGCGATAGTCGCGGTCGTGTTCGGTGTGGGCCAGGCCGAGCTTGTGGCGCCACCGGCCATCGGCCATGGCATAGCGGGCCTCGGCGCGTGCGAAGCTCTGGGTGCCGCGGGTCTCTTCGTCGCCGTCGACGGGCAGGGTGGAATAGCCATCACCTTCAGCATGATAGCGCAGGGTTCTGCCAACCAGGGCGAATTCCAGATCCTCGGTCGGCCGCCAGCCGAATTTCGCGAAGGCCGATCGGTTGCGATAGCCGTCGGTCTCAGGATTGCCCGCCCGCTCGTCGGCGACCGAGATGCCGTCGGTGCGGAAGCTCTGCACCGAGACCATGCCGTCGAAGATCTCGTCGCCATAGGACAGGCTGCCAGCCGCCTCGCGGGTCTCGAAGCCGCCGGCCTCGGTCCGCAGACTGCCCGACAGCGGGCCGGCGCCGCGCTTCGTCGTGATGTCGATCACCCCGCCCATGGCGTCCGATCCGTACAGCGCGCTCTGGGGGCCGCGCAGAACCTCGATCCGCTCCACCTCATAGGCCAGCAGATGGGCGAAATCGAATTCCGAGCCGGCCGACGGGTCCGATACCTCAATGCCGTCGATCCGCACCAGGGTCTGATTGCCTTCCGATCCACGGATGCGGATCTGCGACAGGCCACCGACCGAGCCGGTGCGGCTGACCGCGACGCCGGGCACCAGCCGCAGGGCGTCGTCGACATGGCGGATCTGAAGCGCGTCGAGCTGCTCGCCGGTGATGACCGTCACCGCACTGCCGATCGCGGCCAGCGGCGTGGGCGTGCGCGCGGCCGACACCGAGATCGGGCCGAGCGGTGTGACCTCGTCATCGGAGGCAGCCTGTGCAATGGGGGACGACAGGCCGGCGGCGAGCGCGGCTGTCAGAATGGCGGCCGTGGTGACATGGCGGTTGGCTGGCTGGCGGCGGACGGAGTCCGGGCGGCGGACGTGGGCAGTGGTATCAGGCACCGATAGACCTCGTTCAGCAACGTCGACCGGTCACTGCGAACGAGGCCAGCATGGTATGCGGCTTTGTGCCTGTTGGAACCGTGCCTGAAGGAAGACGGGTGTCCGGGGGCCCTGACGCCGCCACCGCTTGCAAAAACCCATCGGTACACCCCGCCCGACGTGCTCGCCCGTGACCGCGAATGACGGCAGGTCTCCTGGCTCGCAGGTCATCGCACCGCCATCGCCTTCCCGGCCTCGATGGACCAGTGGCAGTCAGGATGGGGCACTCGCTGCTTACAGTTGCGGGGGCAGCCGCGGAATTGCGATCGCCGGCTTCGGCCGTGATCGCGCACCGCATTCCCTTTTCATCCCCGACCGACCAGGTCGATCGCGGACACCATCAGTGGCGCCATGGTTGCGCAATCGGGGTGCGTCTGGCAAGAGCATATCGCAGGGCGTCAGGGCGTCAGGGCGTTTCGCGATGGCGGGCCGGCCAGCCACGGACATGGCGGTCCTGGCGACTATTTGCCCGGCATCCGGCGCAGAAGCGCATCCGCCCAGGATGCCGGCAGGGCTGCCAGCAGCCAGACCACCGCGGCCAGTTGCCAGGGAAAGGCGATCCGGGCGCGATTGCGACAGAGTCCCCGGCGGATGATGGCGGCGGCGCGATCGGCCTCCATCAGGTACGGCATCGGAAAGCGGTTGCGCCCGGTCATCGGTGTCCGCACGAAGCCCGGGCAGACGACGGACACATGCAGGCCGCCCTTGGCGAGGCGCGGTCGCAGACCTTCGCCCCAGGCCTTGACGGCGGCCTTTGATGCGGCATAGGCGGGGGCACCGGGCTGGCCGCGATAACCGGCCAGGCTTGAGATGATCGCAATCGCCCCGCGTCCCCGGCCCAGCATCAGATTGGCGGCCGGCAACACGGTATTGACCACGCCGTCGACATTGACCGCGAAGATCGCGCGCGTGACATCGGCCGAAACGGTGCCGCCCGATGCCGCCTCGTTTCCCGATATGCCGGCATTGGCGATGACCAGATCCAGGGGAAAGGTCGTGTCGGCGCGGGTGAGCCAGTCTGCCATGGCCCCGGCATCGGTCACGTCGAACAGGGCCGTGTCGACCGTGGCACCGCTGGCGCGGGCGGCGGCGGCCACACTGTCCAGGCGGGCCGCGTCGCGTCCGTGCAGCGCCAGCCTGACGCCCGGCGCGGCATAGGCCCGGACCAGTGCGGCGCCGAGCCCGCTGGAAGCACCGGTGATGGCGATGTGGCGGGGCGACAGGTGGTCGCGTGGCGGGCGGGTCGCGTCGGACATCTGTGGCAATCGCTGCTTGGCGGGGGCTTGCGGGGTTCGTATAGTCCGCCGATCATCGCTCATCCTCAGGAGATTGGCCATGGCGCTCGCCAGCATGACGGGATTTGCCCGCGCCGACGCCGGCGATGCGCGCTACCGCTGGAGTTGGGAGGTCAAGAGCGTCAATGGCCGCTCGCTGGATCTCCGCATCCGCCTTGCCGCCGGCTTCGATCAGTTCGAGCCGGTGATCCGCCGGGTGGCCCAGGACCGGCTGCGGCGCGGCCATGTCAGCGTGCAGCTTGCGATGGTGGTCCATGCCCGCGGCACCCGGCTGCGCCTGGACCCGGATGTGGCCGACGGGCTGGGCGAGGTGATCGCCGATCTGCAGCGGCGTTTTCCCAAGGCCAAGGCGCCGCGGATCGATGGTCTGCTGCGCGTGCCCGGCTTGATCCAGGCCGTGGAGCACGAGGAAAGCGAAGCCGCCCGCGCCACCCGCGAGCACGCGATGACCGACAGCCTGATCGTGGCCTTCGACCGGCTGGTCGCGGCGCGCGCCCAGGAAGGTGCCGCCCTCGCCCGGCTGATCGACGAGCATATCGATGCGATCGGCGGCCTGATCGCCGATGCCCGGGCGACCGCCGCCGCCCAGCCCGAGGTGATCCGCAACCGGCTGGACGATCTGATCCACAGCCTGCTGCACGACCGCGCCGGCCTGTCGGAAGACAGGATCATCCAGGAAGCGGCCGTGCTCGCCGCCAAGGCCGATATCCGCGAGGAACTGGACCGGCTGGATGCCCATGTCGCCCAGGCACGGGCGCTGTGTGCCGACGACGAACCGGTCGGCCGTCAGCTCGATTTTCTGGCCCAGGAGTTCAACCGCGAGGCCAATACGCTGTGCTCGAAATCCTCGGACACCACGCTGACCCGCATCGGGCTGGCGCTGAAGACCCGGATCGACCAGTTGCGCGAACAGATCCAGAATGTTGAGTAAGATCCTTCATATAAAAGGATCTTTTGGAATGATGGAAGCGAGACACGTGATGCAGACTGCCGGACCGGCCCAGGTGTGGGCATGAGTGATGCCGCCACCACCAGCCGCCGCCTTCCCCATGACCGGCGCCGTGGCCTGATGCTGGTGCTGTCATCGCCATCGGGCGCCGGCAAGACCACCCTGTCGCGGCGGTTGCTGGCCAGTGATGACGATATTGCATTGTCGGTATCGGTGACCACGCGCGCGAAGCGGCCGGGTGAAGTGGATGGGGTGGATTATCACTTCATCGACAAGGCGGCGTTCCAGCGGATGGTCGGTGACGATGCCCTGCTGGAACATGCGACCGTGTTCGAGAACAGCTATGGCACCCCGCGCGCGGCGGTGGAGGCGACATTGGCATCCGGCCGTGACGTCCTGTTCGATATCGACTGGCAGGGCACTCAGCAGCTGGCAGATCGGGCGCGCGACGATCTGGTGACGGTCTTCATCCTGCCGCCGTCGATCGTGGAACTGGAACGCCGGCTGACCACCCGTGCCCAGGACAGCGCCGAGGTGGTGGCCAGGCGGATGGCCAAGGCGGCTGATGAAATGAGCCACTACGCCGAATACGATTATGTGCTGGTGAACGATGATGTCGATCGCAGCCTGGCCAATCTGGAGGCGATCCTGCGCGCGGAGCGCCTGCGCCGCAAGCGCCAGCTCGGCTTGAGCGGTTTCGTGAATGGCATGCGTGAGGATGCCGGTCGCTGAGCTTCGCTCTGTTGACCGTCAATCAGATCGGTCTGACCACAAACGACTGATGGCCCGCATCGGATATCCGGTGCAGGCCATCAGTGCGGTGTCGGGCAGGGCAGTGGCTCAGGCGAGCCCGAGCGCACCGCGTACCGCCGGCGACAACTGCACGACGAAATAGAGCACATAGGCAGCCAGGAACACACCGGCCTCGCGCCTGCCGATCCGCCAGCCGGTCCAGGCGAAGACCAGCAGCAGCCCGGTTGCCGCCGCCATCACCCAGATGTCGAGCGCCAGCACCTCGGGCGGGATGGCGATCGGCTGGACCAATGCCGTGACGCCGCCGATGCCGAGTGCGTTGAAGATATTGCTGCCGATGATATTGCCGAGGGCGACATCGCCATGCTTGCGCAGCGCCGCCATCACCGAGGTGACCAGTTCCGGCAGCGAGGTGCCGACGGCAACCAGGGTGAGGCCGATCACCGCTTCGGACAGGCCGAAGGTCCGCGCCACCTCGACCGCGCTTGAGATCAGGAAATTCGCCCCGAGCATCACGCCGGCGATTCCGATGGCTGTGATCAGCAGGCTGCGGCCGATACTGGCGGTTTTCACCGGCTCCTGATCTGCCACATAGTTCGCCTCGGCGGCGTGCATCCGGGCGGTGGCATCGTTCATCCGCTTGTCGGAGATATAGCTGAAGACCGTATAGCCGACCAGGCCGACCAGGAACAGCACACCGGCGGTCCGCCCCAATTCGCCGCCCAGGCAGGCGAGGATCAGCGCGAGTGTGGCCAGCGTCAGCATGGTGCCGTCGCGCTTGAACGCCTGCGGGGCAACCGCGATTGGCAGGATAAGCGCGGCAGCACCAAGAATCAGCAGGATATTGGCGATATTGCTGCCGACGATATTGCCGATGGCGATGCCTGGCGCCCCGCCCAGCGCCGCCTGAAGGCTTGCGACCAGTTCCGGTGTGGAGGTGCCGAAACCGACCAGGGTGAGGCCGATCACCATCGGCGAAATCCCCAGCCGGGTGGCGGTGCCCACCGCGCCGCGGACCAGAAGTTCGCCACCCAGAAACAACAATCCCAGGCCGGCGGCGAGCAGAAGATAGGTCATGCGGTCTCCCGTGTCGTGAATGGCACCCCGGAGACATGACGACGGCACGCGTCCACGCATGGGCCGCCATGGCTCGTCGCCAATTTCGGCGAGGGATCGCGCATTTTCAAGATGCGCCGTCGGGCATAAGCGCCCGTCGGCCGCGACCGGATGGCGATGGCGTCAGTCGCGGGCCGCAAGTGCCCGGGCAAGTGCGCAGAACCCCTCGACCGAGACCGTTTCGGCGCGCCGCGTGGGCTCGATACCGGCGGCGGCCAGCAGCGCTTCGGCATCACCCAGGCTTTTCAGGCTCTGGCGCAGCATCTTTCGACGCTGGCCGAAGCCCGCTGCCGTCACCGCCGACAGCAGGTGCAGATCGGCGGGCGCCAGCGGCTCGGGCCGGGTTTCATAGATCAGCACCGTCGACGTCACCTTGGGCGGTGGCGTGAAGGCGCGCGGGCCGATGTCGAAGCCTTTGGCGATGCGGAACCGCCATTGTGCCAGCACCGACAGCCGGCCATAGTCGCGCCCGCCGGGCTCGGCGATCAGCCGGTCGGCCACTTCCTTCTGGTACATCAGCACCATGCCGGCGATGCGTTCCGGGCGCTCGGCCCATTGCACGGTCAACTGGGTGGAGATGTTGTAGGGCAGGTTCGATGCGATCCAGCAACGGCCGGGATCGCCCGCCGCATCCAGCAGCGCCCCCGGATCCATGGTCAGCGCATCGGCCTCGATGATCGAGAACCGGCCGGGAAACGCCTCGACCAGCGGCTGCAGGGCCTGGACGGCGCGGGCATCACGTTCGATGGCGATCACCCGGGCGGCGGGGCCGGCCAGCAGGCCGCGGGTCAGCCCGCCGGGGCCGGGGCCCACCTCGATCACGGTGCCGCCGGCCAGGCCGCCGCGGCCCTCGGCCAGTCTGGCAATCCGCCGGGTCAGGTTCAGATCCAGCAGGAAATGCTGGCCCAGCGATTTGCGCGCATCCAGGCCGTTGGCCGCGATGACGTCGCGCAGCGGCGGCAGCGCCTCCAGCCGGGCGGCTGTGTCGTCTGGAATGGTGATGGCGGCAGGGCCGGTCGATGAAAATTCGTCGGTCATGGGGCTCCGGATCAGCCGGCGGCACGTCTGCGTGCGGCGCTCATCAGGCTGGCCAGCCTGATGGCGGCAACCAGGCTGTCGATGCGGGCAATGCCGCGGCCGGCAATGTCGAGGGCGGTGCCGTGATCAGGCGAGGTGCGCACGATCGGCAGGCCCAGCGTGACATTGACCCCGCCATGGAAATCGAGCGTTTTGGCCGGGATCAGTACCTGATCATGGTACATGCCGAGCACCGCGTCATAACCGGCGCGGGCTTCGGCATGAAACAGGGTATCGGCGGGCAGAGGGCCGCGGGCATCGATACCGGCTGCCATCAGCATCGCGACCGCCGGCGCCACCACCGCCTTGTCTTCAAGCCCCAGCGCACCATCCTCGCCGGCATGCGGATTGACCCCGGCCAGCGCCAGCCTCGGCCGGGCAATGCCGAAATCGCGGCGCAACGCCTCGGCGGTGATGGTGGCGATCTCGACGATCAGGCCCGGCGTCAGCATCGCGATCGCGCGGATCAGCGGCTCGTGGATCGTCACCGGCACCACCTTGATTGCCGGGCTTGCGATCATCATCACCGGCTTGATGCCGGTGCCGCAGCGGGCTGCCAGATATTCCGTGTGGCCGGGATAGGGAAAGCCGGCGTCGTAGAGGGTCTTCTTCTGAATTGGATTGGTGACGACGCCACCGATCCGGCCGGCCAGTGCCAGCGCCACCGCCCGGTCGAGCGCCTCGACCACCGCGGTCGCGTGGGCCGGGTTTGGGCTGCCGGGCGTGGCCGGATAGGGCAGGCGGACCGGCAGCACCGGCAGGGCACGGCCAAACACCGCCGCGGCATCTTCGGGGGTGGCGATCTCCTCGACCGGCACCGCGGCACCGATGGCACCGGCGATCATGCGCAGCCGCTCAGGGTCGTCCAGGGCAAAGAACACCGGCAGACGCAAGCCCTCGCGCCCGGCCCAGGCGGCAAGCGTCAGCTCGCCACCGACGCCGGCGGGCTCGCCCATGGTGATCGCGAGCGGCAGCCCGCCCCCGGTGTCAGACGCGGACATCGATGAAGGCCTGCCGGCGCAGATCATGCAGATGACGCTGGGCCATGGTGTCGAGCCGCTGGCGGATCAACGCGTCGCGGATGGCGTCGCGATCGGGCAGGCCGGTGATGTCGCCGCTGCGTTCACAGACCATCAGCACCCGGACGGCACCACCGCCGGTGATCGGCGGCGATACCTCGCCGACCCCGAGATTGATCACCGCCTGGCGCAGCGCCGGGGCAAGGTCACCCACGGTCAGGGTGCCCAGATCGGTCTGCGGATCGGCGCCAAGCTCGCTTGCGATCCCCTCGACCGCATCGCACGAATTCAGATCGGCGGTCGCCGCCAGCAGGCGGTCGCCGATGGCACGGGCGGCGGCGGCATCCTCGGGCACCGGCATGGCGATCTGCTTTAGCGCCACCTGGATCTGCGAGGCATCGCCACCGGTGACCTTGCGGCTGTCGGCCACGGCTACGAGGTGATAGCCCTCGGGCGTGCGGATCGGGCCGGAAACGGCACCAGGACGGGCATTGGCCAGAAACGCATCGATCTCGGGCGACAGCTGGCCGGGCAGAACCCAGCCGACATCGCCCGATTGCTGGGCGGTCACACCATCGGAAAACTCGCGGGCCAGAACCGTGAACGGCGTGCCGGCGCGGAGCTGGTCGAGCAGCCGCTCGGCGTTCTGGCGGACCTCGGCCTCGCGATCGGGCGACGGCACGCTCAGCACGATTTCCAGCACGCGAAACTCGGTCTGGCCGGCATTGGCGCGGATGCGGTCGAGCACGGCGTTGATCTCGTCCTCACCGATCACGATCCGCGGGCGAACCTCGCGCGCGACCACCTTCTCCCAGGCGATCTCGGCGCGCAGTCGCTCGGTGACCGTGGAGGGCACGATACCCTGCGCCCGCAGGCTCTGCTGCAGGGTGCCGGGCTGAAAGCTGTTGCGGCTTTCGATCTCGGCTTCGGCGCGCGACATCTCGTCGGCCGAGACGTCCAGGCCCAGGCGGCGCGCGGCCTGCATCTGGATCCGCTCGTCGATCAGCTGCCGCAGAACCTGCGAGGCCAGGCGCTGGCGGGTCTGCTGGTCGTCGGGCAGCTGCGAGGTCTTGACCAGCATGTCCAGCCGCGCGGTCAGGTCGAAGACCGACACGATGTCGTCATTCACCACGGCGGCAACCCGCCCGGCGGTCTGCGCGAGCGCCTGGCCGGGGGCAAGGGCCGCGGCGCCGCCGAGGGCCGTGGTGCCTGCGAATGCGGCGAGGAGCAGAATGCGCAAGGGCTTCATCGAACGTCCTCTGTGCTCGGTCGGGTACATGTCAGTAAGTTCCGCCCAGCGTGCGCAGCACCACCCGGACCAGCACATCGGTCGAGGGCTGCACATCGCGATCGCGCGAGAAGCTGCGGCGGACTTCTGAAACGATATACAGGCAATTGTCGAAGTCCACGGCCACACCGACGCCATGGTCGATCGACCGCTCGTTCTCAAGATCGCGACGCAGGCTGCCGAAAACCTTGAAATCGTCACTGATGTCATAGCCGGCACTGAAATAGACTTCCTCGCGATCGTCGGCGTCCTCCGGCGACAGTTCTTCATCGGCCTGCAGCAGAATATAAGACAGGTCGAAGCTTGCCTGCTGCACGATCCAGGATGCACCAAGATCGGTCCGGCGCGGCTCCAGCGTGTCCTTGTCGAAGCGGAAGCGATAATACAGGTTCAGGTTCGGGTCGGGTGTGACGACAACGCGTCCGACATAATCCGACACCTTGTCGTCCAGACCGCTGCCCGGCGAAAAGGTGTCGTCGGCCCGGGCGCGCAGCGACTGGCCGATCAGGCCGGTGATCTGGCCGCCATCGCCGGTATAATGGCCGAGCCGCATGCCGTAACTCACCCGCGGTCCGCCCTCGACCCGGTCATAGCCGGCGAAACGCTGATTCTCGAACAGATTGGTTTCGTCGAACTCGAAGTCGCGGCTGTCCTCGTTCGGAATCTTCGCAGGGTTGCCGCCATAGGGGCTGAGCACCGCATGCACGATCGGTTCGATCACCTGGCGTGCCGCGCCGTCGGACCGCACCATCGGCAGGCGCCAGTCCAGCGACACCTCAGGCACGACCCGGCCGGTGGTGCCGTCGAAGGTCCGGGTGCCGTCCTGAACGTCGTCGACCATATAGCCATCGCCGCGCAGGCCCGTGGCGACGGTGTAGACGCCACCTTCCGCGCCGATGAAGCTGCGGTTCCAGCCTCCATCCACGGTCATGCGATAGCTGTCGGTGCCCTCGCGCCGGGTCAGGCCGGCAAAGCTCGAATCCAGGCGCCACTGACCGCCCATCGGCCCGGCGCCGGGGGCGCCGAGCTGGTTCCACTGGGCCATGGGCACGGCGATCGGCAGGCGTGACTGGACCTGATCGCTCCGCAATCCCTGAAACCAGTAGCCGGCGATCAGGGCATAATCGCGGCCGTTCAGCTGCTCGGCATACAGCGTCGAGGTCAGCGTCTCGCGATTCGAAATATCATAGACCCGCAGCACGGTGTCGTCGCCGGCCCACATGCCGTCGAAGCCCCAGCGCCAGGTGCGGTTGATGTCGAAACGGCCGCGGCCGGCGATATAGCCGCGGGTGTTGTCACGATCGACATCGTCGCTGGCATCGGCGATCAGCCCTTCCAGCGAGAAGGCGCCTTCATCCAGAACCCGCCGGTATTCCAGGCCGAGGCCGGCGCCCTGATCCGTGGTCCAGATCGGTGTGACCGTGGCGTCGCTCGACGGGTCGATGACGATGTGATAGGGCACGTCGATTCGGCTGCCCAGCGTGCTGTTCGACCGGTAGGTCGGGGCGAGCACGCCGCTTCGACGGTCCACGGTGGGGTCAGGATGGCTGAAATAGGGGGTATAGATCACCGGAACGCCCAGCAGTTCCAGCGTTGCATCGCGATAGACGATGTCGCGGGTCTGTTCGTCATGGGTGACGGTATCGGCCTTCAACTGCCATAGCGGCGGCCGGTCGGGGGTTTCCTCGCAGAGTTCGCAGGCGGTATAGGCAGCCTTGTCCATGCGGGTGAAACGGCCTTCGCGCGTGCTGCCGGCGGCGGCCAGAAGGGTCTGGTCGGCCAGCCTGGCGCGCAGATCGCGGGCGACCCCCTTGGCCAGTTCCTCATCCAGCTGGGCATAGCTTGCAAACAGCACCGAACCGTCGGGCTCGACGATGGCGACATTGCCCTGCGCGGTCACGATGCCGTCGCGCCGGTTATAGGTCAGGGTGTCGGCGCGCACGATCCGCGGCCCCTGCGCCACTTCCACATTGCCGCGGGCGATCACGATGTCGAGCTGATCGGAATATTCGACCTCGTCGGCCTGGATCAGCACCGGTTCGTCGGACGACAGCGACGGCAGCGCCTGGGCGTGAAGCTGCCCCGGTGCGGCGCCGATGAAAAACAGCGCCGCGGCAGCCATCAGCTCCGCGCGCAGACGAGGAAGACGGCCGGGGCGCGGACGGCGGCGGCGGTTACGAGCAGGTCCGGCGACCAAGGCTAGCCGTCCTCCAGATGCATCAGGGTCGCGATTCCGAACAGCGTCGCAACGCCGGCCGGCGTCCAGGCAGCCAACACCACCGGCAGGCCCCCAGATTGGCCCAGAGCATAGACCACGCCTGTCAGGAAATACAGCAGGAAGCCGGTGAAGACGCCGCCCGCGATGGTGACGCCGGCGCCGCCCCGGCGGGTGAAACGCAGGCCGAATGCGGCGGAGGTGATGACCATCGCCACCATCAGCAGCGGCAGGGCCAGCACGGAATGCCAGTACAGTCGATGCTGAACGGCGCTGAAGCCCGCATCACGCAACTGGGCGATAAAGCCGGGCAGGGCCCAGAACGACATCGTCTCAGGATTGGCGAAGCTGTCGAGGATCTGCTCCCGCGTCATCCGGGTCGGCTGGTCGAGCACCGACTGCGTCACCGGAACTTCGTCGGGTGCCGAGATAACGGCATTCTCCAGCCGCCAATGGTCGTCGGTCAGCTGCGCGCGCGTGGCGTCGATGCGGTCCTCGAACACCTCGTTACTGTCATACCGGAAGATGGTGACATTCCCAAGGTCGGTGCCGCCCGCCGCCATCTTCGTGGCATGGATGACGATCGGTTGTCCGTCCAGGCGCTCGCGCAGCCACAGTCCCCCGGGCCCCACCGACAGCAGGCTGGACTGCCCGCCGATATAGCGTGCCTCCAACGCTTCGTAGCGCGCGCTCATCAGGGCCGCCAGCGGATTGAATATGCCGATCAGGAACAGGCCCAGCAACAGGGCCACCCCAAGCGGCGGCCCCATGAACTGCCACACCGACACACCTGCCGCGCGGGCCACCACCAGCTCGTTGCTGCGGGTCAGGCGGGCGAAGGTGATCAATCCGCCGATCAGCACCGCGAACGGCGCGATGCGTTGAATCTGGAACGGGTTCTTCAGCAGTGCCATGCCGATCAGCGTCACCAGATCGGCCTCGCCATTGCCCGATGCCCGGCGCAGCAGCTCGATCAGATCCACCACCAGTACCAGACCGATCACCACGCCCAGAACAAGGCCGACAGATCCCAGCATGTGGCGTGCGAAATACAGGCTGAGCGTGGGCGAGACATGGCGCCGCGGCGTCGACGGCGCACGGCCCGCGCGCAACCGTTGTGGCTGCGGCAGGACGGGGCGGGTGTCGGTCATGGCGTCACCTCGCGACCGTCCTGGCCGGCCTGTGGCGGCGTGGCTGGAATGTGCCGGATCTGTGGCCGCAGCATCAGGCCGAGCGCCACGACCGACGCGCCGATGATGATCAGATAAAGCGGGACGGCCGCCGTCGGCGACGTGACCACCGCCGATGTCAGGGTCAGGCCGGTCAACTGCACCACGATCATGGCCACCGTCGCCACCGCCACGCGCGTCCAGCGGCTGCGGCGGCTGAATTCGCCGCTGAGCAGGGGGCCAAGCGCGATCAGCGTGAAGGCGATGTTGTAAAGCGGCCAGGCCAGTCGCTGATGCAGTTCACCGCGAAGCTCGGCCCGAAATTTGGGCGGCAGCCCCTCTTCGGGGGTCAGCAGTTCGCCGATGAACCGTTCGCGCCGGTCGGGAATAGTGGGCGCCGCATCGCCGGCCACCAATGCCAGATCCACGGTATAGCGGTCGAAATACAGAAAGCTGACCCGGCCGTCGCCGGACCGTTCCTGGCGGTTGCCGTCGACCAGCACGATCCGCTGACCGGTTTCGGTGGGCACGATACCGCCGCGCGCGGCCATCATGGTGACCGGCAGGTCCCTGTCGCGTTCGTCCTGCACCAGAATGCCGGCAAGCTCGCCCGAGGGCAGACGTTCCCGCACGAAAACCGTCAGTCCCGAAACCGGCGTGTTGAAGCGGCCCTCCTGCAGCAGGACCGCCGCGACGTCGCTGCGGATCGACAATTGCAGCTCGCGGAAATCGCGGGCGAAGACCGGCACCAGATAGCTCGACAGCACATAGCCGAACAGTGTGAAGCCCACCGCCAGGGCCACGGCCGGGCGGATCAGCGCCCAGGGGCCCAGGCCCGCCGCCTGCATGACCACCAGTTCGCGATCCGATATCAGCCGCGAGTAGACCGCGATCACCGCACAGAACAGGGCGATCGGCATGATGATCGACAGGAAGGTCGGCAACAGCAATATCGTCAGCTTCACGAAGGTGAAGGCCGACAGGCCGCGGTTGACGATCAGATCCAGGAATCGCACGGATTGCGTCAACCACACCACCGCGACCAGGCCCATGGTAATGGCAAGCGCCGGTAGCAGAAGCTGTCGAAACAGATAGCGTGAAGCGAGGGGCATGGAACCCTTGGTGCGGTAGAGCGCGTTGGTGTGCGCGGGCTGGCGGCGCTTGAGACCACAACGGGCACCTGTCCCGGTTGGTC is a genomic window containing:
- a CDS encoding TonB-dependent receptor plug domain-containing protein — encoded protein: MPDTTAHVRRPDSVRRQPANRHVTTAAILTAALAAGLSSPIAQAASDDEVTPLGPISVSAARTPTPLAAIGSAVTVITGEQLDALQIRHVDDALRLVPGVAVSRTGSVGGLSQIRIRGSEGNQTLVRIDGIEVSDPSAGSEFDFAHLLAYEVERIEVLRGPQSALYGSDAMGGVIDITTKRGAGPLSGSLRTEAGGFETREAAGSLSYGDEIFDGMVSVQSFRTDGISVADERAGNPETDGYRNRSAFAKFGWRPTEDLEFALVGRTLRYHAEGDGYSTLPVDGDEETRGTQSFARAEARYAMADGRWRHKLGLAHTEHDRDYRANGSVSSTYLGRRLKTDYQTDYSFDTTTGLPASHDISLAAEYERETVRTHSDWSSVDRAFDATGYAAEYRLGLFNSLFLSVAGRVDQNELFDDAATYRLTAAWVIDGTGTRLRTSYGTGVKNPTLFELFGYSASYRGNPDLKPERARGWDAGVEQSFLGGRITADLGYFSQDIDRLIQGSGNTSLNLDGTSKIDGVEASLTLRPTGWMDLRLTYTYTDGEDAKGEELIRRAPHVASADIATRFLDDRARAGVSVVYNGEQKDWAYDANYARSVVTLGAYTLVGLTAAYDLTDRAEIFGRVDNLFDEQYQEVLGYGSRGRAAYAGLRMRF
- a CDS encoding SDR family NAD(P)-dependent oxidoreductase — translated: MSDATRPPRDHLSPRHIAITGASSGLGAALVRAYAAPGVRLALHGRDAARLDSVAAAARASGATVDTALFDVTDAGAMADWLTRADTTFPLDLVIANAGISGNEAASGGTVSADVTRAIFAVNVDGVVNTVLPAANLMLGRGRGAIAIISSLAGYRGQPGAPAYAASKAAVKAWGEGLRPRLAKGGLHVSVVCPGFVRTPMTGRNRFPMPYLMEADRAAAIIRRGLCRNRARIAFPWQLAAVVWLLAALPASWADALLRRMPGK
- the gmk gene encoding guanylate kinase, with protein sequence MSDAATTSRRLPHDRRRGLMLVLSSPSGAGKTTLSRRLLASDDDIALSVSVTTRAKRPGEVDGVDYHFIDKAAFQRMVGDDALLEHATVFENSYGTPRAAVEATLASGRDVLFDIDWQGTQQLADRARDDLVTVFILPPSIVELERRLTTRAQDSAEVVARRMAKAADEMSHYAEYDYVLVNDDVDRSLANLEAILRAERLRRKRQLGLSGFVNGMREDAGR
- the rsmA gene encoding 16S rRNA (adenine(1518)-N(6)/adenine(1519)-N(6))-dimethyltransferase RsmA; protein product: MTIPDDTAARLEALPPLRDVIAANGLDARKSLGQHFLLDLNLTRRIARLAEGRGGLAGGTVIEVGPGPGGLTRGLLAGPAARVIAIERDARAVQALQPLVEAFPGRFSIIEADALTMDPGALLDAAGDPGRCWIASNLPYNISTQLTVQWAERPERIAGMVLMYQKEVADRLIAEPGGRDYGRLSVLAQWRFRIAKGFDIGPRAFTPPPKVTSTVLIYETRPEPLAPADLHLLSAVTAAGFGQRRKMLRQSLKSLGDAEALLAAAGIEPTRRAETVSVEGFCALARALAARD
- a CDS encoding calcium/sodium antiporter → MTYLLLAAGLGLLFLGGELLVRGAVGTATRLGISPMVIGLTLVGFGTSTPELVASLQAALGGAPGIAIGNIVGSNIANILLILGAAALILPIAVAPQAFKRDGTMLTLATLALILACLGGELGRTAGVLFLVGLVGYTVFSYISDKRMNDATARMHAAEANYVADQEPVKTASIGRSLLITAIGIAGVMLGANFLISSAVEVARTFGLSEAVIGLTLVAVGTSLPELVTSVMAALRKHGDVALGNIIGSNIFNALGIGGVTALVQPIAIPPEVLALDIWVMAAATGLLLVFAWTGWRIGRREAGVFLAAYVLYFVVQLSPAVRGALGLA
- a CDS encoding YicC/YloC family endoribonuclease; this translates as MALASMTGFARADAGDARYRWSWEVKSVNGRSLDLRIRLAAGFDQFEPVIRRVAQDRLRRGHVSVQLAMVVHARGTRLRLDPDVADGLGEVIADLQRRFPKAKAPRIDGLLRVPGLIQAVEHEESEAARATREHAMTDSLIVAFDRLVAARAQEGAALARLIDEHIDAIGGLIADARATAAAQPEVIRNRLDDLIHSLLHDRAGLSEDRIIQEAAVLAAKADIREELDRLDAHVAQARALCADDEPVGRQLDFLAQEFNREANTLCSKSSDTTLTRIGLALKTRIDQLREQIQNVE